A window of the Hordeum vulgare subsp. vulgare chromosome 5H, MorexV3_pseudomolecules_assembly, whole genome shotgun sequence genome harbors these coding sequences:
- the LOC123396008 gene encoding ras-related protein RABA1f: MAYRAEDDYDYLFKVVLIGDSGVGKSNLLSRFTRNEFSLESKSTIGVEFATRSIRVDDKVVKAQIWDTAGQERYRAITSAYYRGAVGALVVYDVTRHVTFENVERWLKELRDHTDANIVIMLVGNKADLRHLRAVSVEDAKAFAERESTFFMETSALEAMNVENAFTEVLTQIYRVVSKKALDIGDDPAAPPRGQTINVGGKDDVSAVKKAGCCSS, translated from the exons ATGGCCTACAGGGCGGAGGACGACTACGACTACCTCTTCAAGGTCGTGCTCATCGGCGACTCCGGGGTCGGCAAGTCCAACCTCCTCTCCCGCTTCACCCGCAACGAGTTCAGCCTCGAGTCCAAGTCCACCATCGGCGTCGAGTTCGCCACCAGGAGCATCAGGGTCGACGACAAGGTCGTCAAGGCCCAGATCTGGGACACGGCAGGACAGGAGAG GTATCGGGCAATTACAAGTGCATACTATCGAGGGGCCGTTGGTGCACTTGTCGTGTACGATGTGACACGCCATGTGACCTTTGAGAATGTGGAGAGGTGGTTGAAGGAGCTCCGGGATCACACAGATGCAAACATTGTCATCATGCTTGTCGGCAACAAAGCTGATCTACGCCACCTTAGGGCTGTATCAGTGGAGGATGCCAAGGCCTTTGCTGAGAGGgaaagcaccttctttatggaaacATCTGCGTTGGAGGCCATGAACGTTGAAAACGCCTTCACTGAGGTTCTGACTCAGATCTATCGCGTGGTCAGCAAGAAGGCCCTCGACATAGGCGATGACCCTGCTGCTCCACCGAGAGGACAAACCATCAACGTTGGTGGCAAGGATGATGTCTCTGCTGTGAAAAAGGCAGGCTGCTGTTCATCCTAA
- the LOC123395908 gene encoding uncharacterized protein LOC123395908, with amino-acid sequence MEMIHKGSMDLVLVPCGLAIMLGYHLLLLYRILRHPHTTVIGYENHNKLAWVQRMAQTTAPEETALALSVISDSISASTTLASLCIALGSLIGAWVSSNTSEPLTGAGQSATTGMASAKFTSLLVCFLASFACFIQSAGHYVHASFLMTALGSDAPASHVQRAVIRGGNFWALGLRALYFATALLMWVFGPVAMLACSVLSVAVLHLLDTSSMPLHHHQFLDRASVTGGARAATTPNPGLHSAVAVFSPASYLR; translated from the exons ATGGAGATgatccacaaggggtccatggacTTGGTGCTGGTCCCTTGTGGGCTTGCGATCATGCTCGgctaccacctcctcctcctctaccgcATCCTTCGCCACCCACACACCACGGTCATCGGCTACGAGAACCACAACAAGCTTGCATGGGTGCAGCGCATGGCGCAG ACGACGGCGCCGGAGGAGACGGCCCTGGCGCTGAGCGTGATCTCCGACAGCATCTCGGCGTCCACGACGCTGGCGTCGCTGTGCATCGCGCTGGGCTCGCTGATCGGCGCGTGGGTCAGCAGCAACACCTCGGAGCCGCTCACCGGCGCCGGCCAGTCGGCGACGACGGGGATGGCGTCGGCCAAGTTCACGTCGCTGCTCGTCTGCTTCCTGGCCTCGTTCGCCTGCTTCATCCAGTCCGCGGGGCACTACGTGCACGCCAGCTTCCTCATGACCGCGCTGGGGTCGGACGCGCCGGCGAGCCACGTCCAGCGCGCGGTGATCCGGGGCGGCAACTTCTGGGCGCTGGGGCTCCGGGCGCTCTACTTCGCCACGGCGCTGCTCATGTGGGTGTTCGGCCCGGTGGCCATGCTCGCCTGCTCCGTGCTCTCGGTGGCCGTGCTCCACCTGCTCGACACCAGCTCCATGCCGCTGCACCACCACCAGTTCCTGGACAGAGCGAGCGTCACAGGGGGAGCCAGAGCGGCCACCACTCCGAACCCGGGGCTCCATAGCGCCGTCGCGGTGTTTTCTCCGGCATCGTATCTCAGGTGA